One part of the Drosophila teissieri strain GT53w chromosome 3R, Prin_Dtei_1.1, whole genome shotgun sequence genome encodes these proteins:
- the LOC122621341 gene encoding uncharacterized protein LOC122621341 isoform X1, translating into MTTSSLVFASVSLILLMWPGAGHCQIGYVRHLSKLRIRELEKLAVRMQGSINNEKYACESYFDYVCSRNRPLFSIMGNMPQVDDLMQLLTELQNDPEQFEAKQKMLDFFISCNSHHALDDCYRETFEYFKPLFGYIVTKNLLDGGSHELDDFLGILDRFVARLQKDRESNPILNKLATYKQKFKTPRIYFHARDLSREYKTLRIYRESYEHNVHNLLQHRKLNSTYELGVQRTMLDWSMYLFQSRNKPMSYFYSTFTVHLYMMLFNSRERQRDFTRFREDVECLRLPQFVNVLDEARMLAVIYLKSFRAAWIDYSAWTNSPPVNNGIYDQENGVLQKYHLDNKRIFFTLYAQNFCEFGKDLAENVFYLGLKQNKDFFDIYSCGFQTENPMTCV; encoded by the exons ATGACAACATCAAGTCTTGTGTTCGCATCCGTATCCCTTATTCTGTTGATGTGGCCTGGTGCAGGGCACTGCCAAATAGGCTACGTGCGGCACCTGTCGAAGCTGCGGATTAGGGAACTTGAAAAATTGGCAGTTCGTATGCAGGGCTCTATTAACAACGAAAAGTATGCTTGTGAGAGCTATTTCGACTACGTATGTAGCCGCAATCGACCCCTCTTTTCGATAATGG GAAACATGCCCCAGGTGGACGATCTTATGCAGCTGCTGACCGAGCTACAGAATGATCCAGAGCAGTTCGAGGCAAAACAGAAGATGCTGGACTTCTTTATCTCCTGCAACTCACACCACGCGCTGGATGACTGTTATCGTGAGACCTTTGAGTATTTCAAGCCACTTTTCGGGTATATAGTTACAAAAAACCTGCTCGATGGAGGATCCCACGAGCTGGATGACTTTCTGGGCATTTTGGACCGCTTCGTTGCCAGGCTTCAGAAGGACAGAGAGTCGAATCCCATTCTCAACAAGCTGGCCACGTACAAGCAGAAGTTCAAAACGCCGCGCATCTACTTTCATGCCAGAGACCTGAGTCGGGAGTACAAGACCCTGCGGATCTACCGGGAGAGCTACGAGCATAATGTACACAATCTGCTGCAACACAGAAAGTTGAACTCAACATACGAGCTGGGGGTTCAGCGCACCATGCTGGATTGGAGCATGTATCTCTTCCAGAGCCGCAACAAGCCCATGTCCTACTTCTACTCCACGTTTACGGTTCACTTGTACATGATGCTTTTTAATAGTCGGGAGCGTCAGCGTGATTTCACGCGGTTCCGAGAAGATGTAGAGTGCTTAAGGCTGCCGCAATTCGTTAATGTTCTGGATGAGGCCAGAATGCTGGCTGTGATTTACCTAAAGAGTTTCCGAGCCGCCTGGATAGACTACAGCGCGTGGACCAATTCGCCTCCAGTGAACAATGGGATCTACGATCAAGAGAATGGTGTCCTTCAAAAGTACCATCTTGACAACAAGCGTATATTTTTTACTCTTTACGCTCAGAACTTTTGTGAGTTTGGCAAGGATCTGGCCGAGAATGTCTTCTATCTGGGCCTTAAACAGAATAAAGACTTTTTTGATATATACTCCTGTGGTTTCCAAACGGAAAACCCTATGACTTGTGTTTAA
- the LOC122621497 gene encoding odorant receptor 82a produces MGRLFQLQEYCLRLMGHNDNMDITEVRALSFKHISSLIFVISAQYPLISYVAHNRNDMEKVTACLSVVFTNMLTVIKISTFLANRRDFWKMIRRFRKMHEQTASPTQRNGEGLDYVAEANKLAFFLGRAYCLSCGLTGLYFMLGPILKIGACRWYGTTCDKELPMPMKFPFNDLESPGYEVCFLYTVLVTVVVVAYASAVDGLFISFAINLRAHFQTLQARIENWEFPLSKQDTQARLKSVVEYHVLLHSLSTKLRSMYTPTVMGQFVITSLQVGVIIYQLVTNMDSVMDLLLYASFFGSIMLQLFIYCYGGEIIKAESLQVDTAVRLSDWHLASPKSRTSLSLIILQSQKEVVIRAGFFVASLANFVGICRTALSLITLIKSIE; encoded by the exons ATGGGTAGACTGTTTCAACTGCAGGAGTACTGCCTACGGTTAATGGGGCATAATGACAACATGGATATTACCGAAGTCAGGGCACTCAGCTTTAAGCACATTAGTTCCCTGATTTTCGTCATTTCGGCGCAGTATCCATTGATATCTTATGTTGCCCACAACCGCAATGACATGGAAAAAGTCACGGCATGTCTCAGCGTGGTGTTTACTAATATGCTAACGGTTATAAAAATTTctacatttttggcaaacagAAGGGACTTCTGGAAAATGATTCGCCGCTTCAGGAAAATGCATGAGCAGA CAGCAAGTCCAACTCAAAGAAACGGAGAAGGATTGGACTACGTTGCTGAAGCCAATAAACTAGCATTTTTTCTAGGAAGAGCATATTGCTTGTCCTGCGGCCTTACTGGGCTCTATTTCATGCTGGGACCCATTCTGAAAATTGGAGCTTGCCGATGGTACGGTACAACATGTGACAAGGAGCTGCCCATGCCAATGAA GTTTCCATTTAACGATTTGGAAAGCCCAGGATACGAAGTTTGTTTTCTCTACACCGTACTAGTCactgttgtcgttgttgccTATGCCTCGGCAGTCgatggtttatttatttcttttgccaTTAATCTGCGAGCTCATTTTCAGACACTGCAGGCCCGAATTGAAAACTGGGAGTTTCCATTATCCAAACAAGACACACAAGCAAGGCTGAAATCAGTCGTTGAATACCATGTGCTACTGCACTCCTTATCCACAAAGTTACGATCGATGTACACACCAACTGTGATGGGGCAGTTCGTCATAACCTCCTTGCAGGTTGGTGTTATAATATACCAACTAGTGACA AACATGGACTCTGTTATGGATCTCTTGCTGTATGCATCGTTTTTCGGTTCAATCATGCTGCAATTATTTATCTATTGCTACGGCGGTGAAATCATCAAGGCTGAG AGTTTGCAGGTTGATACTGCTGTTCGGCTCTCCGACTGGCATCTGGCTTCTCCGAAGTCACGTACATCTTTGTCATTGATCATTCTTCAGTCTCAAAAGGAAGTGGTTATCAGGGCTGGCTTCTTTGTTGCATCTCTGGCTAATTTCGTTGGG ATCTGTAGAACAGCCTTATCGTTGATAACACTCATCAAATCTATtgagtaa
- the LOC122621341 gene encoding uncharacterized protein LOC122621341 isoform X2 translates to MQLLTELQNDPEQFEAKQKMLDFFISCNSHHALDDCYRETFEYFKPLFGYIVTKNLLDGGSHELDDFLGILDRFVARLQKDRESNPILNKLATYKQKFKTPRIYFHARDLSREYKTLRIYRESYEHNVHNLLQHRKLNSTYELGVQRTMLDWSMYLFQSRNKPMSYFYSTFTVHLYMMLFNSRERQRDFTRFREDVECLRLPQFVNVLDEARMLAVIYLKSFRAAWIDYSAWTNSPPVNNGIYDQENGVLQKYHLDNKRIFFTLYAQNFCEFGKDLAENVFYLGLKQNKDFFDIYSCGFQTENPMTCV, encoded by the coding sequence ATGCAGCTGCTGACCGAGCTACAGAATGATCCAGAGCAGTTCGAGGCAAAACAGAAGATGCTGGACTTCTTTATCTCCTGCAACTCACACCACGCGCTGGATGACTGTTATCGTGAGACCTTTGAGTATTTCAAGCCACTTTTCGGGTATATAGTTACAAAAAACCTGCTCGATGGAGGATCCCACGAGCTGGATGACTTTCTGGGCATTTTGGACCGCTTCGTTGCCAGGCTTCAGAAGGACAGAGAGTCGAATCCCATTCTCAACAAGCTGGCCACGTACAAGCAGAAGTTCAAAACGCCGCGCATCTACTTTCATGCCAGAGACCTGAGTCGGGAGTACAAGACCCTGCGGATCTACCGGGAGAGCTACGAGCATAATGTACACAATCTGCTGCAACACAGAAAGTTGAACTCAACATACGAGCTGGGGGTTCAGCGCACCATGCTGGATTGGAGCATGTATCTCTTCCAGAGCCGCAACAAGCCCATGTCCTACTTCTACTCCACGTTTACGGTTCACTTGTACATGATGCTTTTTAATAGTCGGGAGCGTCAGCGTGATTTCACGCGGTTCCGAGAAGATGTAGAGTGCTTAAGGCTGCCGCAATTCGTTAATGTTCTGGATGAGGCCAGAATGCTGGCTGTGATTTACCTAAAGAGTTTCCGAGCCGCCTGGATAGACTACAGCGCGTGGACCAATTCGCCTCCAGTGAACAATGGGATCTACGATCAAGAGAATGGTGTCCTTCAAAAGTACCATCTTGACAACAAGCGTATATTTTTTACTCTTTACGCTCAGAACTTTTGTGAGTTTGGCAAGGATCTGGCCGAGAATGTCTTCTATCTGGGCCTTAAACAGAATAAAGACTTTTTTGATATATACTCCTGTGGTTTCCAAACGGAAAACCCTATGACTTGTGTTTAA
- the LOC122621673 gene encoding ankyrin repeat, PH and SEC7 domain containing protein secG, giving the protein MLRRRPSLIEYPASNGFLPLANAIIQGEMCIMDLLLSAGCSVHIGNPESGRTPLHLAFYYGHQPSARILLNKKARLEATDSNGMTPAHCAVDANQLEMVKFALEAGANVEARDICGWTLLMRAVVMNASMELIKVLVTHGADLAAIDGVGNTCTDLAKLYHRQDAKDYFDKVQKFLLDKSDVTADAVAKAQME; this is encoded by the exons ATGCTGCGTCGACGTCCGAGCCTGATTGAATATCCGGCTTCCAACGGATTCCTGCCTCTTGCCAATGCCATTATTCAGGGCGAGATGTGCATCATGGACTTGCTGCTCTCGGCCGGTTGCAGCGTCCACATCGGAAATCCGGAAAGCGGCCGGACTCCTCTGCAC CTGGCTTTCTACTACGGTCACCAGCCATCCGCTCGTATTCTTCTGAACAAGAAGGCCCGCCTGGAGGCAACGGACAGCAACGGCATGACTCCCGCCCACTGCGCCGTTGATGCCAATCAGCTGGAAATGGTAAAGTTCGCTCTCGAAGCTGGAGCGAATGTTGAAGCCAGAGACATCTGCGGCTGGACCCTTCTTATGCGTGCAG TGGTTATGAACGCTAGCATGGAGCTCATCAAAGTCCTTGTTACGCACGGCGCAGACTTGGCGGCTATAGATGGTGTTGGCAACACTTGCACAGACTTGGCAAAACTTTATCACAGACAGGATGCAAAGGATTACTTTGACAAggtgcaaaagtttttgctgGATAAATCAGACGTGACCGCAGACGCAGTGGCAAAGGCCCAAATGGAATAA